A single Cnuibacter physcomitrellae DNA region contains:
- the thiD gene encoding bifunctional hydroxymethylpyrimidine kinase/phosphomethylpyrimidine kinase produces MTALPPVPRVLSIAGTDPTGGAGIQADLKSIAANGGYGMAVVTALVAQNTHGVRSVHVPPASFLAEQLEAVSDDVAIDAVKIGMLGTREVVDTVRGWLERTDPPAVVLDPVMVATSGDRLLDASAEQALRDLLSLADVVTPNIPELAILAGEGVAADWSAVLAQAARVSERHGVIVLAKGGHLAGDDVPDALVDATGGAVSVSEYPGARIHASNTHGTGCSLSSALATRYARSKDWGGAVAESKRWLAESIREGADLGVGSGRGPVSHFAGLWARGGLDTRPLPGEVEADWWEHIRGVRESIDELPFVRGLGDGTLGREAFVWYLAQDALYLRDYSRVLAIASRLAPTTAEQAFWAQAAHGAIAAELQLHESWISEDDLRDVRPGATTTAYLDHLLAAGARGDYAVLIAALLPCFWLYHDVGTRLHPLSHDAHPYRSWLDTYADVAFETSTRRAVELVMAAASEADPARRSSMRQAFRRSAEFEHAFFAAPLREEGTPRD; encoded by the coding sequence GTGACCGCGCTCCCTCCCGTCCCCCGTGTGCTCAGCATCGCCGGGACGGACCCGACGGGAGGCGCGGGCATCCAGGCCGACCTCAAGAGCATCGCCGCGAACGGCGGCTACGGGATGGCGGTCGTCACGGCGCTGGTGGCGCAGAACACCCACGGGGTGCGCTCGGTGCACGTCCCGCCCGCGTCGTTCCTCGCCGAGCAGCTCGAGGCCGTGTCGGACGACGTCGCGATCGACGCGGTGAAGATCGGGATGCTCGGCACCCGCGAGGTCGTCGACACCGTCCGCGGCTGGCTCGAGCGCACCGACCCTCCTGCGGTCGTGCTCGATCCCGTCATGGTCGCGACGAGCGGCGACCGTCTGCTCGACGCCTCCGCGGAGCAGGCCCTGCGCGACCTCCTCTCCCTCGCCGACGTCGTGACCCCGAACATCCCCGAGCTGGCGATCCTGGCGGGGGAGGGCGTCGCCGCGGACTGGTCCGCCGTGCTCGCTCAGGCGGCACGCGTCTCCGAGCGCCACGGCGTGATCGTGCTGGCGAAGGGAGGCCACCTCGCCGGCGACGACGTCCCGGACGCGCTGGTCGACGCCACGGGCGGCGCGGTGTCCGTCTCGGAGTACCCCGGCGCCCGGATCCACGCGAGCAACACGCACGGCACAGGATGCTCGCTCTCCTCCGCGCTCGCGACCCGGTACGCCCGATCGAAGGACTGGGGGGGCGCCGTGGCGGAGTCGAAGAGGTGGCTCGCCGAGAGCATCCGGGAGGGGGCCGATCTCGGCGTCGGCTCCGGTCGTGGGCCGGTCAGCCACTTCGCCGGGCTGTGGGCCCGGGGTGGGCTGGACACCCGACCGCTGCCGGGAGAGGTCGAGGCCGACTGGTGGGAGCACATCCGGGGCGTCCGCGAGAGCATCGACGAGCTGCCCTTCGTCCGGGGTCTCGGCGACGGCACCCTCGGGCGGGAGGCCTTCGTCTGGTACCTCGCTCAGGACGCGCTGTACCTGCGGGACTACTCGCGGGTCCTCGCGATCGCCAGCCGCCTCGCACCCACGACGGCGGAGCAGGCGTTCTGGGCGCAGGCCGCCCACGGCGCCATCGCCGCCGAGCTGCAGCTGCACGAGAGCTGGATCAGCGAGGACGACCTCCGGGACGTGCGTCCGGGCGCGACGACCACCGCCTACCTCGACCATCTGCTCGCGGCGGGCGCACGCGGGGACTACGCCGTCCTGATCGCCGCGCTGCTGCCCTGCTTCTGGCTCTACCACGACGTCGGGACGCGCCTCCATCCGCTGTCGCACGACGCGCATCCGTACCGGTCGTGGCTCGACACGTACGCCGACGTCGCGTTCGAGACCTCCACGCGGCGCGCGGTGGAGCTCGTCATGGCAGCTGCGTCGGAGGCGGACCCGGCACGGCGGAGTTCGATGCGGCAGGCGTTCCGGCGGTCGGCGGAGTTCGAGCACGCGTTCTTCGCCGCCCCGCTCCGTGAGGAGGGGACGCCGCGCGACTAG
- a CDS encoding glycosyltransferase family A protein: MGVTITVVIPCRDDAPYLASALDALARQTRPADEIVVVDNGSSDDTAEVARAHGARVVEEPVQGILRATAAGFDAATGDVLARIDADSIPPVDWLARVAAAFDGPEAPTALTGPGRFYEISRAGAWAGEHLYLGGYRFWLTLFLGHAPLFGSNLALTRDAWLRIRDTVHRDERRVHDDLDIAYHLTPDMTVRYDRTLVMPISGRPFHTASGLGRRLGWGFRTMAVNAPGQWPWQRWSHRRRARRRS; encoded by the coding sequence ATGGGTGTCACGATCACGGTCGTCATCCCGTGCCGCGACGACGCGCCCTATCTCGCCTCGGCGCTCGACGCCCTCGCGCGCCAGACCCGGCCCGCGGACGAGATCGTGGTGGTCGACAATGGCTCGAGCGACGACACCGCGGAGGTGGCTCGCGCCCACGGGGCGAGGGTCGTCGAGGAGCCGGTGCAGGGCATCCTCCGTGCCACCGCCGCGGGGTTCGATGCCGCCACCGGCGACGTCCTGGCGCGCATCGACGCAGACTCCATCCCACCCGTCGACTGGCTCGCCCGCGTCGCCGCCGCGTTCGATGGGCCGGAGGCGCCGACGGCGCTGACCGGGCCCGGCCGCTTCTACGAGATCTCCCGTGCCGGAGCCTGGGCCGGTGAGCACCTCTACCTCGGCGGCTACCGCTTCTGGCTCACGCTGTTCCTCGGCCACGCCCCGCTCTTCGGCTCGAACCTGGCCCTCACCCGCGACGCGTGGCTCCGCATCCGCGACACCGTGCACCGCGACGAGCGCCGGGTGCACGACGACCTCGACATCGCCTACCACCTCACGCCGGACATGACCGTCCGGTACGACCGCACCCTGGTCATGCCGATCTCGGGCCGCCCCTTCCACACCGCGAGCGGGCTCGGCCGCCGACTCGGGTGGGGATTCCGCACGATGGCCGTGAACGCGCCCGGGCAATGGCCATGGCAGCGGTGGTCGCACCGACGGCGCGCCCGACGTCGGAGCTAG
- a CDS encoding ABC transporter substrate-binding protein — protein MIGRRTMIAVGTVAVVGLGLGGCAASSGGGDDGGKQTVSLLVNVTPNLTEEWWNELVKPFEEANPDIDVQIQNPGAEGVAAAVPRLLAAGQAPDVVESLPPSTELAPELVDLSQYDWATQAPLADQYTIDGKYYMAGIGLQVQSLWFYNKDAFAAAGITETPTTVEELSADLAKLKDAGWTPIQTGGDWMSSYALQTVALPTVVADNDDWYQRMSDGDLTFSQTYGDSVSEYADWISKGYVNDDALGIKYADAEQNFLSGKSALYPMGSWFVASETAASSLANIGVFRAPAFKGTDQPAMGANIASPYVIMKSSEHQDAAAKLVEWLVTDKDAILDQLKVDGNYRAGYEYEMGELGTELLQIVSDTPDEAYTPTGQGYGERTLPSGYSTEINAQTQALLGGTSAADVNKAMDDWFAANAR, from the coding sequence ATGATCGGCAGGCGAACAATGATCGCGGTCGGCACCGTCGCGGTGGTCGGCCTGGGGCTGGGCGGCTGCGCCGCCTCCTCCGGCGGAGGGGACGACGGCGGGAAGCAGACCGTGAGCCTGCTCGTCAACGTCACGCCGAACCTCACCGAGGAGTGGTGGAACGAGCTGGTGAAGCCGTTCGAGGAGGCCAACCCCGACATCGACGTGCAGATCCAGAACCCCGGCGCCGAGGGTGTCGCCGCGGCAGTCCCGCGCCTGCTCGCGGCCGGACAGGCGCCCGACGTCGTCGAGTCGCTGCCGCCGTCGACCGAGCTCGCGCCGGAGCTCGTGGACCTCTCGCAGTACGACTGGGCCACGCAGGCGCCGCTGGCCGATCAGTACACCATCGACGGCAAGTACTACATGGCCGGGATCGGCCTCCAGGTGCAGAGCCTCTGGTTCTACAACAAGGACGCGTTCGCCGCCGCCGGCATCACGGAGACCCCCACCACGGTGGAGGAGCTCTCCGCAGACCTCGCGAAGCTCAAGGACGCCGGCTGGACCCCCATCCAGACCGGCGGCGACTGGATGTCGAGCTACGCGCTGCAGACCGTCGCGCTGCCCACGGTGGTCGCCGACAACGACGACTGGTACCAGCGCATGAGCGACGGCGACCTCACCTTCAGCCAGACCTACGGCGACTCCGTCAGCGAGTACGCGGACTGGATCTCGAAGGGCTACGTCAACGACGACGCCCTGGGCATCAAGTACGCCGACGCCGAGCAGAACTTCCTGTCCGGCAAGTCCGCGCTGTATCCGATGGGCAGCTGGTTCGTCGCGAGCGAGACCGCGGCGTCGTCGCTGGCGAACATCGGGGTGTTCCGGGCTCCTGCGTTCAAGGGCACCGATCAGCCCGCCATGGGCGCCAACATCGCGAGCCCCTACGTCATCATGAAGTCCTCCGAGCATCAGGATGCGGCGGCCAAGCTGGTGGAGTGGCTGGTGACCGACAAGGACGCGATCCTCGACCAGCTCAAGGTCGACGGCAACTACCGCGCCGGCTACGAGTACGAGATGGGCGAGCTCGGCACGGAGCTGCTGCAGATCGTCTCCGACACCCCCGACGAGGCCTACACGCCGACCGGTCAGGGCTACGGCGAGCGCACTCTGCCGAGCGGCTACTCGACCGAGATCAACGCTCAGACCCAGGCGCTCCTCGGCGGGACGTCGGCCGCCGACGTGAACAAGGCGATGGACGACTGGTTCGCCGCGAACGCCCGCTGA
- a CDS encoding carbohydrate ABC transporter permease has translation MLTDDVLTSAPRARVHDAGARRRPSVRWGDRVAGVVMAAPAVIVFIAMFIIPMILAFVLSLTDWNGYSLRFDFIGFENYQFAFRNPRTIDAAIFTGIVAVVGTVLCNGLGLALAALISGAGRANTVLRTIFFYPYIISALIIGFLWSALLSPHGAVNGLLGGIGIGPVPFLTDPTFAKATVIMTIVWAHFGFNMILYIAGIKSVPTEFYEAATVDGASKWQQFRSVTVPMIAPVVTVNLVLTLVGLLKVYDVVLALTDGGPAASTQTIVYQILKDSFAQSKLGLGAAQSVVLLLITAAIGLAVTFARRGAERKVTD, from the coding sequence ATGCTGACCGACGACGTCCTGACCAGCGCCCCGCGGGCGCGGGTCCACGATGCCGGCGCCCGCCGTCGCCCCAGCGTCCGCTGGGGCGACCGGGTGGCCGGCGTGGTGATGGCAGCCCCCGCGGTGATCGTGTTCATCGCCATGTTCATCATCCCGATGATCCTGGCGTTCGTCTTGAGCCTGACCGACTGGAACGGGTACAGCCTGCGGTTCGACTTCATCGGGTTCGAGAACTACCAGTTCGCCTTCCGCAACCCGCGCACCATCGACGCCGCGATCTTCACGGGCATCGTCGCCGTGGTCGGCACGGTCCTCTGCAACGGACTCGGTCTCGCACTGGCCGCGCTGATCTCCGGCGCGGGCCGCGCCAACACCGTGCTGCGGACCATCTTCTTCTACCCGTACATCATCAGCGCGTTGATCATCGGCTTCCTCTGGTCGGCGCTGCTCTCCCCGCACGGCGCGGTGAACGGGCTCCTCGGCGGGATCGGCATCGGCCCCGTGCCGTTCCTCACCGACCCCACGTTCGCCAAGGCGACCGTGATCATGACGATCGTCTGGGCGCACTTCGGCTTCAACATGATCCTCTACATCGCAGGGATCAAGTCCGTCCCGACCGAGTTCTACGAGGCGGCGACGGTCGACGGGGCGAGCAAGTGGCAGCAGTTCCGCAGCGTGACGGTGCCCATGATCGCACCCGTCGTGACGGTGAACCTCGTGCTCACGCTGGTCGGCCTCCTCAAGGTCTACGACGTCGTGCTGGCCCTGACCGACGGGGGCCCCGCCGCCTCGACGCAGACCATCGTCTACCAGATCCTCAAGGACTCGTTCGCCCAGTCGAAGCTCGGGCTCGGGGCCGCGCAGTCGGTGGTGCTGCTTCTCATCACGGCCGCGATCGGACTCGCGGTGACGTTCGCCCGGAGGGGCGCGGAGCGGAAGGTGACCGACTGA
- a CDS encoding carbohydrate ABC transporter permease, producing the protein MTTPLQDTPNLGAEALLTEVPATASTRGPERRAVSRGTGRRSPIGTIVRWVALGATALVMLVPLYVLVISAFKPQEEIVQNPLAISPTTFTLQYLGEAITSSKFNVIAAYGVTLLFVVLVNLFCILLSAPVAYVIARGRRKWHLGLLLLFVSGLFIPGQVTLIPVVFVLRVLGLINTIPGFILFETAATLPVTIFLFSAYLRTVPRDIDEAAALDGAGRIRTFWSCIFPIMRPVVATVVVLNSIGVWNDFVSPQIILGTGSGIYTVTTGVYAAVGEFSTDYTVVFPTLLLAIAPIIVFFIIMQRHIIGGLVAGATKG; encoded by the coding sequence ATGACGACACCGCTGCAGGACACCCCCAACCTCGGAGCGGAGGCTCTGCTCACCGAGGTGCCGGCGACGGCATCGACGCGCGGGCCCGAGAGGCGCGCGGTGTCCCGAGGCACCGGACGCCGATCGCCGATCGGGACGATCGTGAGGTGGGTCGCGCTGGGCGCGACCGCCCTCGTGATGCTCGTGCCGCTCTACGTGCTGGTGATCAGCGCCTTCAAGCCGCAGGAGGAGATCGTCCAGAACCCGCTGGCGATCTCCCCGACCACCTTCACGCTGCAGTACCTGGGCGAGGCGATCACGAGCAGCAAGTTCAACGTCATCGCCGCCTACGGCGTGACGCTGCTCTTCGTCGTGCTGGTCAACCTGTTCTGCATCCTGCTCTCGGCACCGGTGGCGTACGTCATCGCCCGGGGGCGGAGGAAGTGGCACCTCGGCCTCCTGCTGCTCTTCGTCTCGGGTCTGTTCATCCCCGGCCAGGTGACGCTCATCCCCGTGGTGTTCGTGCTGAGGGTGCTGGGGCTGATCAACACCATCCCCGGCTTCATCCTGTTCGAGACGGCGGCGACCCTGCCGGTGACGATCTTCCTGTTCAGCGCCTACCTCCGCACCGTCCCACGCGACATCGACGAGGCGGCGGCGCTGGACGGCGCGGGACGCATCCGCACGTTCTGGTCGTGCATCTTCCCGATCATGCGTCCCGTGGTCGCGACCGTGGTCGTGCTCAACTCGATCGGGGTGTGGAACGACTTCGTGAGCCCGCAGATCATCCTCGGCACGGGGTCGGGCATCTACACGGTCACGACGGGCGTGTACGCGGCGGTCGGGGAGTTCTCGACCGACTACACCGTGGTCTTCCCGACCCTGCTGCTGGCGATCGCGCCCATCATCGTCTTCTTCATCATCATGCAGCGCCACATCATCGGCGGCCTCGTGGCCGGCGCGACCAAGGGATGA
- a CDS encoding ribonuclease activity regulator RraA, with amino-acid sequence MTDTTGALPHPDFTLPVRGDAYRRADADTLAGFDTITSATACAKLHGMGITRSWVDGPVPLSPGQRVVGSAITLQFMPQREDLASGLGQEYVERHTALWAVLEQVQPGDVLVIQAYGSRFSGCIGDILARYFLRKGGAGIVVDGRIRDAARIRQLGLPVWSTGTTPHYASQTELFPWAYDVPVAVGGALCMPGDVVIADDDGPVIVPQAMSNDVIDAARDHEEWETFSRRRLDEGARLGDYYPLTPDTREEFEAWRSAQAFAL; translated from the coding sequence ATGACAGACACCACGGGCGCGCTTCCGCACCCCGACTTCACCCTCCCCGTCCGTGGCGACGCCTACCGGCGAGCGGATGCGGACACCCTCGCGGGCTTCGACACGATCACCTCCGCCACGGCCTGCGCCAAGCTCCACGGTATGGGCATCACCCGCTCCTGGGTCGACGGACCGGTGCCGTTGAGCCCGGGCCAGCGCGTCGTCGGCTCGGCGATCACGCTCCAGTTCATGCCGCAGCGCGAGGACCTCGCGTCAGGGCTCGGGCAGGAGTACGTGGAGCGGCATACGGCGCTCTGGGCCGTGCTCGAGCAGGTGCAGCCCGGCGACGTGCTCGTGATCCAGGCGTACGGGAGCCGCTTCTCGGGATGCATCGGCGACATCCTCGCGCGCTACTTCCTGCGCAAGGGCGGGGCCGGCATCGTCGTCGACGGTCGCATCCGCGATGCAGCACGCATCCGCCAGCTGGGGCTTCCGGTCTGGTCGACCGGCACGACGCCCCACTACGCGTCTCAGACCGAGCTCTTCCCCTGGGCCTACGACGTTCCGGTCGCCGTGGGTGGAGCCCTGTGCATGCCCGGCGACGTGGTCATCGCCGACGACGACGGCCCGGTGATCGTGCCGCAGGCGATGTCGAACGACGTGATCGACGCCGCCCGCGACCACGAGGAGTGGGAGACCTTCAGCCGTCGGCGCCTGGACGAGGGCGCCCGGCTCGGCGACTACTACCCGCTCACCCCGGACACGCGAGAGGAGTTCGAGGCGTGGCGTTCCGCACAGGCGTTCGCCCTCTGA
- a CDS encoding aldo/keto reductase, giving the protein MAFRTGVRPLTPTPGASASVGLGCAPIGNLYSDVDEGAAEATVVTALERGIRFFDTAPHYGAGVSERRLGHALRGVDRDTVSIATKVGRVIVDDDGEAAPIGGTGSSTVGDLSADGVLRSVEGSLLRLGTDRIDLLHLHDPADIDEALRGAVPALVRLREEGVVRAIGAGMIWVEPLTRLVLEADLDVVMIAGRTTLLDRSAEATLLPAAAERGVGVIAAGVYNSGILADPDGSPYFDYREASPELRERALRMREVCEDHGVTLPEAAARYPLRLPAVEAVVIGARTPAEVAAFPDTERDDIPEGLWSALDAL; this is encoded by the coding sequence GTGGCGTTCCGCACAGGCGTTCGCCCTCTGACGCCGACGCCCGGCGCCTCCGCGAGCGTCGGTCTCGGCTGCGCCCCCATCGGCAACCTGTACAGCGACGTCGACGAGGGCGCCGCCGAGGCGACCGTCGTCACGGCGCTGGAGCGCGGCATCCGGTTCTTCGACACCGCGCCGCACTACGGGGCCGGGGTCAGCGAGCGGCGGCTCGGCCACGCGCTGAGGGGCGTCGACCGCGACACCGTCTCGATCGCGACGAAGGTCGGGCGCGTGATCGTCGACGACGACGGCGAAGCGGCCCCGATCGGCGGCACGGGATCGAGCACCGTCGGCGACCTGAGCGCCGACGGGGTGCTGCGCAGCGTCGAGGGGAGTCTCCTCAGGCTCGGCACCGATCGCATCGACCTCCTGCACCTGCACGACCCGGCCGACATCGACGAAGCCCTCCGCGGGGCCGTGCCCGCGTTGGTGCGACTCCGCGAGGAGGGCGTGGTGCGTGCGATCGGAGCCGGCATGATCTGGGTGGAGCCCCTGACCCGGCTGGTGCTCGAGGCCGATCTCGACGTCGTGATGATCGCCGGTCGCACCACGCTCCTCGACCGCTCGGCCGAGGCGACGCTCCTGCCCGCGGCGGCGGAGCGCGGAGTGGGTGTCATCGCCGCCGGGGTCTACAACTCGGGGATCCTGGCCGACCCGGACGGCAGCCCGTACTTCGACTATCGGGAGGCGAGCCCCGAGCTGCGGGAGAGAGCCCTGAGGATGCGCGAGGTCTGCGAAGACCACGGAGTGACGCTCCCCGAGGCGGCTGCTCGGTACCCTCTCCGGCTTCCGGCGGTCGAGGCGGTGGTCATCGGGGCCAGGACACCGGCCGAGGTGGCGGCCTTCCCCGACACCGAACGGGACGACATCCCGGAGGGGCTGTGGTCGGCCCTCGACGCGCTCTGA